The Polaromonas naphthalenivorans CJ2 genome has a window encoding:
- a CDS encoding FAD/NAD(P)-binding protein codes for MLPDKPSHIAIVGGGFSGVCAAVQLVRSSPAPLHITLIEPRDRVGLGLAYSTTDPDHRLNGPTWVHSIDPQDSGHFTRWCEKQGIFSADSQALLPDGSAFVRRADFGRYMESAFREHAQWPATQSTITHLRARAVDALEKGDSVELVTDAGHSLVCDLLIIATGNPQPRLQAPLDASLAAHPGVVENPLDTQRLLEIPAQASVLIIGSSLTALDVLATLLRQGHTGKMVSISRRGLQPRPQAPSAGPLSPPPTVPVAPATATGRQMLDRILGPAPDFLTQPGVEPTLRAWIRALRQRIGEVQAQGASWHLAFDELRDVVWRTWPLLPTAEKRRFLKKARTWYDVHRFRSPPQTQSLVQAAQAQGRIEFRVDRIQSVAALEASGPLRVCFAPRQGNAKRCEAFEVIINCTGLDVLARVSSNPFLSALMDKGWLTPDACGIGFAVDEHCRALTAKGTKQRAVRVIGPPTAGTFGDPLGAMFIAAQIYRIVPDVLSSLEASRMR; via the coding sequence GTGTTGCCTGATAAACCGAGCCATATTGCCATTGTCGGAGGTGGCTTCAGCGGTGTCTGTGCGGCGGTCCAGCTGGTGAGAAGCAGCCCAGCACCTTTGCACATCACCCTCATCGAGCCCCGTGACCGGGTTGGCCTGGGCCTGGCCTATTCGACCACCGATCCCGATCACCGCTTGAATGGTCCGACCTGGGTTCACTCCATCGACCCTCAGGATTCAGGGCATTTCACGCGATGGTGTGAAAAGCAAGGCATCTTTTCGGCCGACTCGCAGGCGCTGCTGCCCGATGGCAGCGCTTTCGTGCGGCGTGCAGACTTTGGCAGGTATATGGAATCTGCCTTCCGTGAACACGCTCAATGGCCAGCGACGCAATCGACCATCACGCATCTTCGAGCCCGCGCAGTCGATGCGTTGGAAAAAGGCGATTCGGTCGAGCTGGTGACCGATGCAGGACACTCACTGGTGTGCGACCTGCTGATCATCGCCACCGGCAATCCGCAACCGAGGCTGCAAGCGCCGCTGGATGCCTCGCTGGCGGCACATCCCGGGGTTGTTGAAAATCCGCTCGACACCCAACGGTTGCTTGAAATTCCTGCTCAAGCCAGCGTCTTGATCATCGGCAGCAGCCTGACGGCGCTCGATGTCCTGGCGACCCTCCTGCGGCAAGGGCACACGGGCAAGATGGTGAGCATTTCAAGACGCGGATTGCAGCCACGTCCCCAGGCGCCCTCTGCCGGCCCCCTTTCACCGCCCCCGACCGTGCCGGTTGCGCCTGCAACGGCCACGGGCCGCCAGATGCTGGATCGAATCCTGGGGCCGGCGCCGGACTTTCTCACGCAACCGGGGGTTGAGCCCACGTTGCGAGCCTGGATCCGGGCGCTTCGACAGCGTATTGGGGAGGTCCAGGCGCAGGGCGCAAGCTGGCACTTGGCCTTTGATGAGCTGCGCGACGTGGTGTGGCGGACCTGGCCCCTGTTGCCCACAGCGGAAAAACGACGATTTCTCAAGAAAGCGCGGACCTGGTACGACGTGCACCGCTTTCGCTCGCCGCCACAGACGCAAAGCCTGGTGCAGGCTGCGCAGGCGCAGGGTCGCATCGAGTTCAGGGTGGATCGAATTCAGTCAGTGGCTGCGCTTGAAGCAAGCGGCCCGCTGCGGGTTTGTTTTGCGCCCAGACAGGGCAATGCCAAGCGGTGCGAAGCGTTCGAGGTCATCATCAATTGCACGGGCCTGGACGTTCTGGCGAGGGTTTCATCGAATCCATTTCTGTCTGCCTTGATGGACAAGGGCTGGCTCACTCCCGATGCATGCGGTATCGGCTTCGCGGTCGATGAGCATTGCCGGGCGTTGACCGCCAAGGGCACGAAACAACGGGCAGTCCGCGTGATAGGGCCGCCAACAGCGGGTACCTTTGGGGATCCGCTCGGAGCGATGTTCATCGCCGCGCAAATCTACCGCATCGTTCCTGATGTTTTGAGCAGCCTGGAGGCAAGCCGCATGCGCTGA
- a CDS encoding phage tail protein, producing the protein MEPFLGQIQLLPYNFAPNGWAFCEGQLMAISQNTALFSLLGTTYGGDGATTFALPNLKGKEPDPNTHFCIALEGIYPSRS; encoded by the coding sequence ATGGAACCATTTCTCGGTCAAATTCAACTGCTTCCGTATAACTTCGCCCCAAACGGCTGGGCATTCTGCGAAGGGCAACTCATGGCCATTTCGCAAAATACTGCCCTCTTCAGTTTACTGGGCACAACCTATGGAGGAGACGGTGCTACGACCTTCGCATTGCCGAATCTGAAGGGTAAAGAGCCAGATCCCAACACGCACTTTTGCATTGCGTTGGAGGGGATATATCCGTCCAGGTCCTAA
- a CDS encoding transposase produces the protein MKSRPGGANRTFFNALLWMARTDAPWRDLPERLGKMERGVPAVRLLVRQRPLRTPFQGCAAARSRSHDGGLDLLTSLSKPRQEPERKAARPSA, from the coding sequence ATGAAGAGCCGTCCCGGTGGTGCGAACAGGACATTTTTCAATGCCCTGCTGTGGATGGCCCGCACGGACGCCCCCTGGCGCGATCTTCCCGAGCGATTGGGGAAAATGGAGCGCGGTGTACCAGCGGTACGCCTACTGGTGCGGCAAAGGCCATTGCGAACGCCTTTTCAAGGGTGCGCAGCAGCCCGATCTAGAAGCCATGATGGTGGACTCGACCTGCTGACGAGCCTATCCAAGCCTCGGCAGGAGCCCGAAAGGAAAGCGGCCAGGCCATCGGCGTGA
- a CDS encoding IS630 family transposase (programmed frameshift) — MEHYKVTLSEPERAELQGIAGKGTHAASKVINALILLNCDQSGGRTERARTCDIATMLCVSERKVDRIKKKFVLEGLDLTLNRQPSRCEYDLKIDGRLEAQLLALSCSAPPEGQARWSLRLLADRLVELEYIDTVSHETVRRALKKNELKPWRKVGWVIAPPASAAFVAAMEKVLDIYSRPMDAKHPVVCMDETPRQLIRETREPIAAAPGRPERHDYEYERCGVCNVFMASEPLAGRRLTKVTERRTKTDWAVFVQDIAASYPDAERITLVMDNLNTHTPGSLYEAFSPEQAKALWDRFEFVYTPKHGSWLNMAEIEINVMVDQCLSRRIDSIETVRSEVAAWQARRDNLQAKVNWQFTTKDARIKLKRLYPTTSS; from the exons ATGGAACATTACAAAGTCACGTTATCCGAGCCAGAAAGAGCCGAGCTGCAGGGCATTGCAGGCAAAGGCACCCACGCAGCGTCCAAAGTCATCAATGCCTTGATACTGCTCAACTGTGACCAATCAGGAGGGCGAACCGAACGCGCTCGCACGTGTGACATCGCAACCATGCTGTGCGTGAGTGAGCGCAAGGTGGACCGCATCAAGAAGAAGTTTGTCCTCGAAGGCCTGGACCTCACGCTGAACCGCCAGCCCTCCAGGTGCGAGTACGACCTGAAGATCGATGGCCGCCTGGAGGCGCAGCTGCTGGCGCTGAGTTGCTCGGCGCCGCCCGAAGGCCAGGCCCGCTGGTCGCTACGGCTGCTGGCTGACCGGCTGGTCGAACTGGAATATATCGACACCGTGTCCCATGAGACGGTGCGGCGGGCTCTCA AAAAAAACGAACTCAAACCCTGGAGGAAAGTCGGCTGGGTGATCGCGCCGCCAGCGAGCGCCGCCTTCGTGGCCGCCATGGAAAAGGTGCTGGACATCTACAGCCGCCCTATGGACGCGAAGCACCCCGTGGTGTGCATGGATGAGACGCCTCGCCAGCTCATTCGCGAGACCCGCGAGCCTATTGCAGCGGCGCCCGGGCGGCCCGAGCGCCATGACTACGAATACGAACGCTGCGGCGTGTGCAACGTGTTCATGGCTAGCGAGCCGCTGGCCGGGCGGCGCCTAACCAAGGTCACTGAGCGGCGGACCAAAACGGACTGGGCGGTGTTCGTGCAGGACATTGCCGCCAGCTACCCCGACGCCGAGCGCATCACACTCGTGATGGACAACCTCAACACCCACACCCCGGGCTCACTGTACGAGGCGTTTTCCCCCGAGCAGGCCAAGGCGCTGTGGGACCGCTTCGAGTTCGTCTACACGCCCAAGCACGGCAGCTGGCTGAACATGGCCGAGATCGAAATCAACGTTATGGTGGATCAGTGCCTGAGCCGGCGCATCGACAGCATCGAGACCGTGCGCAGCGAAGTCGCTGCCTGGCAGGCCCGCCGCGACAACCTTCAGGCCAAAGTCAACTGGCAATTCACAACCAAGGATGCCCGCATCAAGCTAAAACGCCTTTACCCGACAACTTCCTCATGA
- a CDS encoding lysozyme inhibitor LprI family protein, which yields MPRYGIGMVIIKHQGVILASALGRGAAAVAGAWLLMLGHAASSPFPDQPKTTAAPRSAALAPVQRTACPLQPAAAATGRKDGKFSLQADLSGMTAKNIASFIVLGKEAAAAGRPRDAEVAFLMSCRVADKLKGMDSVESADAKYQLGWLYAGLALEDGSARASRAELRRRAQRLYADSLRTYLARYGQAHEKSRFAAEGLKALGQPVRSAQEGTSPPSQALMPPSQARRNEAAQAALPAPHGPSTAAPPGPSFDCAKARSMPEKMICSDAELARLDRELGRVYARAKSAAADGAAFGRQNSEEWRRREATCRDRECLLRWYANRHDQLMHVIEGPKQEPAPSTVSR from the coding sequence GTGCCGCGCTATGGTATCGGCATGGTCATCATCAAGCATCAAGGGGTCATCCTTGCATCCGCGCTGGGGCGCGGGGCAGCAGCCGTCGCGGGCGCATGGCTGCTGATGCTCGGTCATGCCGCTTCATCGCCTTTTCCCGATCAACCGAAGACAACGGCTGCACCGCGCAGCGCAGCACTGGCGCCCGTGCAGCGGACCGCCTGTCCCTTGCAGCCGGCAGCGGCAGCAACCGGCAGGAAGGACGGGAAATTTTCTCTGCAGGCCGACTTGTCCGGCATGACCGCGAAAAATATCGCCTCGTTCATTGTCCTGGGCAAGGAAGCGGCTGCGGCAGGCCGGCCGCGCGACGCCGAAGTGGCGTTCCTGATGTCGTGCCGGGTGGCCGACAAGCTCAAGGGAATGGACTCCGTCGAGTCCGCCGACGCGAAGTACCAGCTGGGCTGGCTTTATGCGGGACTCGCCTTGGAGGACGGCTCTGCCAGAGCCAGCCGCGCCGAGCTGCGCAGGCGCGCCCAACGCCTGTACGCCGACAGCCTGCGCACGTACCTGGCCAGGTACGGCCAAGCCCATGAAAAGTCACGGTTCGCGGCCGAAGGGCTCAAGGCGCTGGGCCAGCCGGTCAGGTCGGCGCAGGAGGGCACTTCACCGCCTTCTCAAGCCTTGATGCCGCCATCGCAGGCCCGCCGCAATGAGGCCGCACAAGCAGCGCTGCCGGCGCCGCATGGGCCGAGCACGGCAGCGCCGCCCGGGCCGAGTTTTGACTGCGCCAAGGCGCGCTCGATGCCCGAGAAGATGATTTGTTCGGACGCCGAGCTTGCCCGGCTCGACCGCGAACTGGGCCGGGTGTACGCGCGGGCCAAAAGCGCGGCGGCCGACGGCGCCGCCTTTGGGCGCCAGAACAGCGAGGAGTGGCGCCGGCGCGAGGCAACGTGCCGGGACCGGGAGTGCCTGCTGCGCTGGTATGCCAACAGGCACGATCAGCTGATGCATGTCATTGAAGGGCCGAAGCAGGAGCCAGCGCCATCAACGGTCTCCCGATAA
- a CDS encoding calcium-binding protein, which produces MKRIPEQPDRENRIAFEIVVDAYDAAERAMGWYCYLQDELQVPFKATCRSARATSPLEVGVEVEVVDLASEDDCMSEIFVLVRYAKSRLAVPLEQLACHALDKQTCQAVADWHYWVARGYEY; this is translated from the coding sequence ATGAAACGCATACCCGAGCAGCCCGACCGGGAAAACCGCATCGCCTTCGAGATCGTCGTGGATGCCTACGACGCGGCGGAACGGGCCATGGGCTGGTACTGCTACCTCCAAGACGAACTGCAAGTGCCGTTCAAGGCGACGTGCCGGTCAGCTCGCGCGACGTCACCGCTGGAAGTCGGCGTCGAGGTCGAAGTGGTCGACCTGGCAAGCGAAGACGACTGCATGTCTGAGATCTTCGTACTCGTCAGGTACGCAAAGTCCCGGCTTGCCGTGCCACTCGAACAGCTTGCGTGTCATGCGCTGGATAAGCAAACGTGCCAGGCCGTTGCCGATTGGCACTATTGGGTGGCACGTGGCTACGAATACTGA